Proteins found in one Triticum aestivum cultivar Chinese Spring chromosome 4D, IWGSC CS RefSeq v2.1, whole genome shotgun sequence genomic segment:
- the LOC123096650 gene encoding uncharacterized protein, with protein MDLPPELVCRIAGGLDDLKWYTSARGACTTWRRTLVPPSPSLLIDHGDGKLCPAARRSFKLTTIPLARTCLGCCSGWLALSICIDGIRSLLNLFHPITAVEILLPLLVYDSRLVSKIVFAPNPATDDFVATVICDIDRVAYITTGARRWSVLDPIRLTVRDQLIDLLYHENGRVYFLTRFGDVHVLFLPQRHHPEPIILEVDTSAYPAVHNRKIIQMHGTRPDLSAPATIKALLSSMGSNLS; from the exons ATGGACCTGCCACCGGAGCTTGTCTGCCGCATCGCTGGCGGCCTTGATGACCTCAAGTGGTACACGAGTGCGCGGGGCGCCTGCACGACATGGCGTCGCACACTTGTGCCGCCATCGCCATCCCTGCTCATCGACCACGGcgac GGCAAGCTCTGCCCCGCCGCGCGCCGCTCCTTCAAGCTCACCACCATCCCGTTGGCCAGGACCTGTCTCGGCTGCTGTAGCGGATGGCTCGCCCTCTCCATTTGCATCGACGGCATCCGTAGCCTGCTCAACCTCTTCCACCCCATCACGGCCGTTGAGATCCTCCTACCCCTGCTTGTCTATGACAGTCGCCTTGTCTCCAAGATCGTCTTTGCTCCCAACCCTGCCACTGACGACTTTGTGGCCACTGTGATCTGTGACATTGATAGGGTTGCCTACATCACCACAGGGGCCAGGAGGTGGTCCGTCCTCGACCCCATCCGCCTCACTGTTAGAGACCAGCTCATCGACCTCCTCTACCACGAAAATGGTAGGGTCTACTTCCTCACTCGGTTTGGAGACGTTCACGTGCTCTTCCTACCGCAGCGCCACCACCCGGAACCTATCATCCTCGAGGTCGACACATCAGCATATCCTGCAGTGCATAATAGGAAAATCATCCAGATGCATGGGACAAGACCGGATTTAAGTGCGCCGGCCACCATTAAGGCATTGTTGTCATCTATGGGAAGCAACCTATCGTAA